The genomic DNA GCCACAACCTCTACCCGTGATAAACAAAAGTCGCTCTGTACGCTTCACCATCTCACATTTATTTTCACCATTTTACATCATACTGTGTTATCATTGAAAATTTACCAACATTTCTCTTTCGTGTACATAGGTAATCAATTACTTACTTCGTTCTCCTGGGGATGATACATCGCCTTTGGATCGACAAGAAATAGAAGTGGATCAGTTGAGCTGTACTTGCTTCTGGTAGTATGATAGATGAAGAGGATTGTAGTCTTCAAGTAGGGCTCTAGATTTAGTGTGGATCATTATTGgcaatattttatttaataaacAAGGGCATGCAGACATTTCATGAACTtaacaatattttgtttctagAATTTTACGCTCACATCCTCTCTCTCCTCCACAGTCTGGCCAAGAAGATTGGGCAATTTCATTTAAAGAGCTTGAGTACCAAAAACAAGTTTTAGTGACATCAGGTGTGTTAAAGACACTGCTGACTCCTATTACCTACATGTATTGCTGGTTGTAGTTGTGCAGATTCCTGATAACATATATGAACTAACTACAAAACATGGCAGCTGAGAGACTTATTGGTCAGCCTTGCCTTGGGTGATAACCCATGATTTACAGCAGATTTGACAATGATGCATttttgtcatctttagaaaTTCAAACTTATGCTGATGATCGTAAGGGTGAACCTACCCAGGAGCAGAAAACCACTGAATCATTAGAAAAAGAGGAGCTagaagaagaggaagatgaGATCGAGGGAGAAATTGGAAATGGGAAACCAGAGgagagaaatgaaaatgaagacCCCTCTTAGACACCAGAGGAGGGACATGCCgcctacaaaaaagaaaatgatgatgCCAGCGAGGAGAGTAACAAACCTAGGTGACTGATTCAAACAGTAACTTCTTGTTCCAAAAAAGgcatatatataattatattttcttaCTTCCTCTTGGACAACAAACCAATTAATGCTTGTATAAAAGTAACTTGCATGcatttgtcatttgtttttctcATAGATTGGACAGGCAAAAATCCCAGGGAGGAGACCCAAAAGAATTGtgtttctttcaaaacttcTGCTTCTCTTTCAACACTGCCACCTATGTTTTTCAGCAAATCCAACCCTTAGTGTCACCCAGACAGGCACTATGATGACTATTCAGCTGCAGTCGTTGCTCAGACACATTCATTTGGAAAAGCCAGCCATATCTTCTTGGAAAGTTTCCTGTTGGGAACCTTCTTCTCGCCTTTGCCATACTCTGTGCTGGTGCCTCAGTTAATAAAGTTCTATTGGTATTTCGGCACATGGGAATGCTAATTTACAGTGAACCCACCTATTACTACCATCAGCGACATCTGTTTACCCCAGCCATTGTATCATTTTGGCGCAGTTACCAGGCAAAAATAATAAACTCACTAAACGGAAAAGAGGTCACACTGGCAGGTGATGGCCGACACGACAGCATGGGCCATTCAGCAAAGTATGGTACATACACCGTATTTTGCTGAACAGTGGGCCTCATTATTCACATCGTCCTTGTGCAGGTTGGTAATTGTGACTAATAAACAATATGGAAAtgttaaaattataaataaaaaaaaacacggaaGCATGACAACAAAAATGGTTTTGGTTTAGAAAAAAATAACTGAACTACCGGGTAATCATCGGTGACTGGAGTAACAATTCAAGACTAAATCACATGATACAGTTACTTTCATTAatttaatataataatttttccaTCAGGCAAATGAAGCTGGTGGCAGTTCATTGGTCACCAGAAGGCATTTCTGTATCTACTTACTACTGGCATGATTATCAGGGCTTTCATTTCAGATCGGCATTCAGCCATTTCAAAGTGGATGAGAGTTGAATGCCCAAAGAAATGCAAGGAACTGGGGAAACCGGTAGTTGACCATTTCTATGACCTGTGGCACATTGGCAAAAGTAAGAACATCTAGACTGGataaagtacatgtaactcttagtaagtactttatTTAGACAAATTTCACCAGTGAGCCTGGGGCTCATTAAAATGTGAACATGTATGCTACAAATTCAATTGTAAATTTTAAGTATGTTATCTActcaaaaaaaatacaaaaaatggaCTATAAaatttaagtaatggtccggctaagaagcaggcagaaaaacaatagcccgcggcaatagcgtcggttagttaaaatgtgccaacatttttaatcaaattaagttcggctgttcccattggtgtaagcagctaaaagcgcgaaatttgaatttcaatgaaaaatgtaatcgacttgccgtctaaaaaattagattctgtttcgtacaacaaatcattatgccttcaaaaactatgtttgtaaatatcgtcaagattctatgcgccatttgattggcgcatagaacaatgcccaaatttggccgagagacagagatcaagggcatggggaagaaatccaaaaaaggcttttttttcatttttttctcatcttttttcgacattttccgatattagccaatcagatgcctcgattggagtgaagttaaaaattaatatttcgcagcttctaagtacttttgtcgctgggctgcctgcttcttagccggaccattacttaaaatttaaaaactagaCTATGAACTCTAAAACTAGACTCTTTCATATATTTGTTTCTGAATGTCATTAAAACTGTTTCTTAGTGGataaatgaaatacatgtatttaatttgtttgtcccATTCTAGAGATCCAAAAGGTGTTGAGCAAATTAAGCAAAGAAAAGGGGTGTGAAGTGATTGGCAGGTGGAAAAAAGTGTGAGTACGACACTTCTACTGGGCTGTGACATCAACTCGGCCAAAACGTGGTCATctgatattggccaagttcaaTGCCTTTCTCAGCCATGTCATTAATAAGCACAAGGACCCCCCTAGTCGACTGTTTAACTGCTTAACAAGTGTGCCCATGGTGCTGTTATCACCCCAAAGGTCTGGTTCACAAAAGGTAAACAACTGATTGTTGTAGAGTACTTTGTGACTTGTATATGGAACATTTAATTCAGTATGTTTACTACATGCAACAGTGAGATTTTAGGGGATTACTGGATTACTGCACAACTTTGTACAAatgtgaacatttttttttgtattttattgatttttttcgataatagcggagctccgcgcgcgcgagCCTTCGGCATTatccatagttaagaaaatgtggtaacccatcgatgtgagaaaatttggtgttatagccatgacgtcatgaacgtccgtacgtacgtccgtccgccccttcatgtatgccaatgtgaccagtacacgtaaccatatcgcgtgctcaagtttagagctcatcaaggaggcaatactccatttgacactaactagtttacagcatacatctttgatattggacatcaatgttatggtcaattgacacctgtcaaaacaaggtatccgctgaccagtatcacatgaccataaagcgggctcaagatagaccttatcgaggtcagctgttttttttaagttgaccgctgaccagggactgcttgttgattggatcgcaggctcaagccatcagacacacacacacacctgatcgaggcttaattttcccgctctttctgtggcttgacgcggctacagagccacgctacgtcagcaaagctctttacagtcgatgcttttcgtgttcaggtacggtatggaaaatatatttttcttgcatttttcgctggtttcagtccaggtttaacataatatagctgtggtcaggacacactggtggctacgtagttattcaagtcaagcattggagcgatataaacttaaagctgagtttttatttttaatttgttttgggctgctttttgctctgaattgcagtttttggtatgtgttaagatttttaattttgaatctactaaggttgcaagatgcctggacggcctatgacagaagagcagaaacgaaagaagagagaaagagaacgagaacgacaaaacggtacaccagtaatagcttaaagttggtggaagaagttactccacaaattattttcttggacactaaaccgtttgttatttctacggatgagtgatttcaagtggatgcatatttctaaaaagttgtttagtcgttttttcctttgctcaggaatgaaactcgaatttttatttttaactgcaattaaataacaatcatctgtactcttttaggacagaaataatcgatcttttgctggtttgtttggctttaaaattaaatgtgagcgaacaagaagtttttactccgcttgcctaattgtttttttgatgtgcctcgacagtgacaagaaaattttgcacttgtgttctacacatgtaatcgcaacgagttctcgcaaaaagtaaggagaaatatcaccagcttgtgttttcagaagtttgtttagagcacgtgcaggtaatttgttggagatcttgtttgaagtttgtcctttctagccgattctggttctaagccaagctggcgtgttctaatgaagtacatcaaaatgtaaatgatctcattttcagagataaagtggaataaataaagtacgatctctcacatcacgagctatagtacgtctgtgatttctaattttagcgtgattcctattcgctggcttttgacagtcgactctgaaatggcttctttccttttccgttcgcttgctcagtgaggatttgcttgttttcttttcaaactcttgccattcaagaaaaaataattgcctaactggtgaattcaacagtagatttcgctggaaaaaccgatatcacactcatcccttcgtgattcatgcgatcagtcggtttttcaggtgaaattaaccgtggaattcactagttaggcagcgaagaaaatgacataattaagcaatttccgggaaaaccaaaaggcggacagttccaaagccttttattttcactaatcctacagccagtaagaataaacaagccgggagctccgcttttaggcttggctaaatctatatattaaataatACTTTACTcacacaaagaaaaagaaacagaacaaaaacaacaacaacaacaatgtatatatatatataacataaACAGGATGTTATAATAATTAGTAACAACAAATTATAAATTTCTTGCGCATATGGATACCAGTACTTGAACTGTTGTTATCTCTCCAAATACTTGCCCCATTTTGACGAGTGTATACTTCATTTATTATTTAAACTTGCAATTCTACTTTCAATATCATAAACTGAATCGATTTTTGATAAAAGAACGGAGAAGGACGGATTTAAAACATTATTTCTACAACAATAAATGTATTgtttggtaataataataacatgatTCAATAACAAGAAATCGTCCTTCCTTTTCCATAAACCAAGTAATATATCTAAAGCGCAAAGTGAATCAATTTGGATACCTATACCTCTACACCAGCAAATCAAATcattccaagcattgtgatgATGGGACAAGATACAAAGAGATGTTCAAGGGATTCGTCTACACCCTTACCAAACAAAAAGTATGGAAATTCTTTGTGACTGAAAAAATTTCTGTCAGCTGGTATGGATAACGTATGGGATTTGAAAGTGTGGATATCCCATATTAATCCCATATAAGGCATGGGGCAAACAAATGTGTCAATGGTATGGGATTTCTGTGGGCATTCTGTGCCCATAGCTCTCCCATACAATGGGTGACATGAGCTTTTCTTCCCATATACTTTCCATAGCTTgaaatttgcaaaaatttggtCCCATATGAATTCCATATGGTCACCTAACCTTCCCATATCATTTCCACATATGGGCCATATATGGCCCAAGATTTACCATATTATTCCCATACGATTAGTCATATGGGACTTCTATGGGACAAAAGGCTATTAGTGGAACAGGAGCCCATAGTATTTCCATAATGCTTTTATGGAAACTGTGGGGTCAAAGCGAAACTTCAAGCATTATATGCAGGGTTGTGCTCTGGTAGACCCTGTTGGCCCCTGGCAACATACTTTTTCAAGGGTTTTGAGATTTGGGGCACTCAACTGTTTTTCTCAGAGCACAGCCTTGATACGACAAATGCTTTGCAGTCGCTATGTGTGACCTGCATAACTCCATTTCTAATTCAAGCAATCTATGCCAACTGCATACCACCATTTCATACAAGCCATTTGTTTGATGTATTTGCCAAAGTTTAAAGAACATTAACCTATTCAATATTCCAGAATTTTAGCACAAGAGTCTactaaatttaagaaaaaagatCATTGCTCTCAATACAGGGAGTGAACAATACATACATTTTTTTACTCGTTAAAAAAACACGTCTTGAAATTCAATTCTTTGGATTATAATGGCAAATGCAAGGCTACTTTTATTCTTCAATTAACAACTTTACATGTGGAAAAACCCCTTTATGTTCATGTCCTATCATGATTTTAGTTTTGGTGATAATTAATAAATAGGTACTCAAGTAAATTTTGACAATGCTTGTTGAGTCAAGATACTGGTAAGTGAATATTGTCAGACTGCGGCTGGTTGTTTTGCTACAGATGTTTccatgatgaaatggtatatatgaaatgaggtcacgggttcaaaccccgttgaagtccaattgcaaaaattgcgttcataagaTGTTTCTATGTTATAAATGCAATAAAGAAGAGCTTGGACAATATCTAGCCACCTTGATATGACACTTGGTTAACCCCTATAGATAAGGTATAAAAAAGTTGGTATTTGACTTCATTAGCAATAAAATAATTGCTAACGTCAGGGCTGTCATTAGGATTTTAAGTAGATGGATGAGTGAGTACAAGTAGATGGCTACAGATTATAATGAGCACAAAGCTCACAAAGGCAATTTCCTGCATTCTTGGGTAAAAGTAGCCGGTAAAAAATGGTCTGACAGACGGAGGAAATCAGCCAGGCTACTAATGACAACCCTGAACATCGTTTGAGACCAAACAAGCTGGAAGAAAATGTTGTCAAAAGCAGCCGGATGGCTCAATACAATTTCTTTGAATAGGCTGTTTGCCTACTGCTGAATTTCTCACAACTCACAGTTCATGAATATTTTTACATCTTGTACTGCATTGTTGTCTTTTGCCCCCAGGAGCATCTTGGGAAACATTAAGGCCACCTGCATGAATGCAATCATTTCTCCTTATGTTAGGGAAATATCACTAtgaaaagaaattattaaacaccATGGCAATCCATATAAAATTATGTTagtgaaaatttctttttgttcttatcttgcaaaaaaaataaggaaaactgCAGTGAACTACATGTAAGGAGGGACTAACTCAACTACAAATTAGCTAAAATTGTTGCTTGCACAGGCAAGCTGTCAGGTTATGTTTTTACAATCAAAAACgttttcaagattttcaagtcacaaccatatttggtaagtCATGTGGCCAGAACAGAAAAAAGCGTAAAATTTGAGTGTCGTACACTTCCGGAtatagaaaatgatgtcaagaGTTAACGATCGCCAAGGTGCAAAACTCTAcatattgatttttttaaatttgcgtTACTGTGAgatttatgacgtcataagcaTGCAAATTCATACAATTTCGTCATTATCATTGCAGGTACGTACGCTAACAGCAATTGCTTACATAGGCTAGTGGAGAAGGCTGGAATATCTCCAACTAGCAAAAAATATCTCCAATTTTTAGGGATTTTTCTCTCCAACACGCGGTTGGGGCCTGGGGTAAGTTGCACATGTGCAATaacaattaataaataaatttcacaAGTTCACCTTTTGTACGTTTCACCAATATAGTGGCAGAACCCTGAAAAAGCAGTGTTTTACAAATACAATCCGTAAAAATCCCTTGGCAAAAATGCTAAGTCTCTACTTAAGTTAGTCCACCCTTAAAGCTGAAATGGCATAATCAATCTTCATGGGCAGTCCCTTTCTATATGGTTAGGGTTAATCCTTTGCACATCCTGGAGGCATGTGATCAATCAGCTGTGGGAGATGTTGGTGACTAGTAACAGCAGCCATTATCTTTTgataaataacaaagaaaagcCCAAGCTGTTGGAAGGTGGTCAGCTGTGGGCTCAGACTCTGATTCTGAGATTACAATTTTTATGCCAGATCCAAATGCTGCCTTCATGCCTCAACCTATCCGTCGACAAAATGTTGCTTCTACTCAACTGACTTCACCAACCTACCAAGCCTTTCTGCCTTGCACATCTACTTCAGCATCATCACATACAGCTCAAATGAACCAACCTCCATCTAATACAGCAACACCAACCAATACAATACTGTCCAACACAGTTCATCCAATCATGCCAACTAATACAGCAACACCACCTAATACAGCAACAGCAGTTCACCCAACTGTGCAAACTCAACGTGCACCACCTAGCACAGCAACACCAGTTCATCCAACCACACCAGCTCAACGTGCACTGCCTAATACAACAACACCAGTTCACCCAACTGTGCTAACTCAATGCACACCACCTAGCACAGCAACACCAGTTCATCCAACCATGCCATCTGATACAGCAACACCACCTCATCAAATCATGCCAGCTCAATGCACAGATAAAACTCCAGCTAAACGCAAGCAGGCAACAACAGGAAAAGCTCTACAGTCAAAGCGAGCCTGCAATCCAAGAAGGGGAATTCATCTCCAGAATGTCATGGGTGACAGCAGCAATGATGAGGACTCTGAGGAATCAGATGAAGATTGGAATAGCATGAGTCATGAAAGTTCCACCTCTAGTTCCAGTTGCTGCAAAGAGCagaaacttgaaaatgaagcCTTGAGAAAGCGACCGGGAAAAGTCCATAGGAGACTTAATATTGCATGTAAGTCTTGGGTTGACCCTGATAAGTTGATTTTCCTACTCAATTGAAGGTAATCTTGTATCCCATTAAGTTATTGGGAATCAGCTGTGTTGGTAAATTATAAGACTGCTCTAAGAAAGATTTTTGGGAACCCACAACTCTGAACCTTTCAAATCCAGGTTACCCATAATTTACATTTTGCACGAAAACTAAGATTTTGTTGTCTTCCAAAGTCAAAAGTAAGTCGCCATGGGCCACCGGGTGCTGCTAGGGCACAACCCTGAAATTATAGTTGTTAGTTTTTTTACTCtcatttgttaatattttttgcaTTATATTGTCTTTTAGTAAAGGCAAAGACAGTTGGAGAAGTTATAAAGAATAGACCAGCAGCTGGCATTTTGGATGCAGCACTAGCTGAAGAGTACAAAGTAATTTATTACTTTCCATTGCTGTTTATGGTCCAGTTAAATAAGTTATTtcatataaacaccaatgaaataccaggtgAGCTTTTGTGTGAAAACATATCTTCACACACAAAAAGATCACTGGtgctatggttacataaaaAGTTCTGCCTTTTGCAGTCAAGGTGAAATGGTTTGCatttggtgtttatataataaatagaatattataTGGTCGCTTGGACTcagatatgaaatttctctatttctgttgaaaaatatttcaacactcaaagacaaaaatGCTGTTTCTCCACGCAACCATGTAACATCCTTTGTACTTAATTCAACTGGATatgttgttcttgtttaatttcaaacaaaaacaaccttTGCAATATACTGTAAGCTTTGTTACATATATATGACTGAAAGAGGGCAGAAGCAAATATCTTTCTCTTGCATAATCATATTTAAGGCTTGTCTGCCTGTGGGGGCGGTATCATGGTTTGTTGGTAAAATCAGGCCAGCATTTTCAAGTTCTCTAGATGAAATTGGTAAAAACTTACTGCAACCCATTCTTTCTTGAATGAACTTATTGGTCAGAGTCTCTCTTTCTCTACAAATAACTGAAGAGTACACTTTTTTTTGCAGCTGGTAGAAGTAATGGAGGGCACAGGAGTGTACTGGTACTCTCACCAGAGAGCATATTGCTCTGCTTTCAAGAGTTGGCAGTGCTACATTAATGCAGCAATCGATATGTTTTTTGCTAAAGATACCCTTGCTGCCTCATGTGTCAtgggaaatgaaagaaagagcAAGACTGGAGCTGCCCATCAACCACTGAATCCAGTTATCATTCAGGCTCTTATTGGTAAGTTGCACATGTATTCAAAAGATAGTTAGTAAGAGTTGAAActcttgttcttgtttggcctgAAATTCTCGTCAACTACTGTTGCCATCTGGCGACCACTCTCATCGAGTCTGGACctgttcaaatatttttcaagagGCAGCAAGTGTTTTCTCAAATTATATTGGTCTGCACGATAGTTGCTGAGAGGTAAACCAAACTTACTTCAACTATGCCATGGCTACTACTGTATCGTTCTTGTTTGGTGCTGCCATAATCATGGCTTTGTCCTATCCATACATATTGTATCATTTTGGTGAGAACAGTATGCATCAGAAATTGTTACTCAACTTAGTGTGAACAAAATCAGCTATTACAGATTTAAAACAGATGGTaatattgcatttttttctaTTCAGGTCAAGTTTGTGCCAAATTTGCAACAGATGGACCAACACCGAGCCAGATTGTGCAAAAAGTAAACATGAAGTGCGTGGAGGCAAGGAGGCCACCCAGGAATCGTGCAAGACAAGAAtagttttattttgaaaaggaCAATTTATAAATGTTGAACACAGGACATTAGAGTGTTATGGTAGTAACAACTTTATGATACAGTGTAGTTGACATAATTAGTTTTACTTTTTCCTGGAAATTCAACTTGTTGAGATCAGAACAGatatataaaatattttttaaaacaatttttcatgATACCAaagttttt from Montipora foliosa isolate CH-2021 chromosome 7, ASM3666993v2, whole genome shotgun sequence includes the following:
- the LOC138011064 gene encoding uncharacterized protein DDB_G0290587-like produces the protein MPDPNAAFMPQPIRRQNVASTQLTSPTYQAFLPCTSTSASSHTAQMNQPPSNTATPTNTILSNTVHPIMPTNTATPPNTATAVHPTVQTQRAPPSTATPVHPTTPAQRALPNTTTPVHPTVLTQCTPPSTATPVHPTMPSDTATPPHQIMPAQCTDKTPAKRKQATTGKALQSKRACNPRRGIHLQNVMGDSSNDEDSEESDEDWNSMSHESSTSSSSCCKEQKLENEALRKRPGKVHRRLNIALKAKTVGEVIKNRPAAGILDAALAEEYKLVEVMEGTGVYWYSHQRAYCSAFKSWQCYINAAIDMFFAKDTLAASCVMGNERKSKTGAAHQPLNPVIIQALIGQVCAKFATDGPTPSQIVQKVNMKCVEARRPPRNRARQE